One genomic segment of Chitinophaga parva includes these proteins:
- the nudK gene encoding GDP-mannose pyrophosphatase NudK, with product MQNERVKITGTEILSNNWYTLKKVIYEYQKADGTWQIQQREAYDRGNGATILLYNRERKTVVLTRQFRLPTFINGNPNGMMIEACAGLLDKDDAATCIVRETEEETGYRVHQPRKIFEAYMSPGSVTEVLHFFVAEYDHSMQVHPGGGIEQEQEDIEVLEMPATLALEMIGDGRIKDAKTIMLLQYAALHQLV from the coding sequence ATGCAAAACGAACGCGTGAAGATCACCGGCACCGAAATTCTTTCCAACAACTGGTACACCCTTAAAAAGGTGATCTACGAATACCAGAAAGCAGATGGCACCTGGCAGATCCAGCAACGGGAAGCCTACGACCGCGGCAATGGCGCCACCATTCTGCTTTACAACCGGGAACGTAAAACGGTGGTACTCACCCGCCAGTTCCGCCTGCCCACTTTTATCAACGGCAATCCCAACGGCATGATGATAGAAGCCTGCGCCGGCCTGCTGGATAAGGACGATGCCGCTACCTGCATTGTGCGCGAAACTGAAGAAGAAACCGGCTACCGCGTGCACCAGCCACGCAAGATCTTTGAAGCGTATATGTCGCCCGGCAGCGTTACCGAAGTGCTGCACTTCTTCGTGGCGGAATATGACCACAGCATGCAAGTGCACCCCGGCGGCGGTATTGAACAGGAACAGGAAGACATAGAAGTGCTGGAAATGCCCGCTACCCTGGCCCTGGAGATGATCGGCGATGGCCGTATCAAAGACGCCAAGACCATTATGTTGCTGCAATACGCGGCCCTTCACCAGTTAGTTTGA
- a CDS encoding alpha-L-fucosidase: MKIISRIYQGILAITLCAATPALAQQSSKPLPLDQLQQQFEDLRFGMFIHFNIPTFFDQDWPDPDASPAIFNPKKLDTKQWARAAQSAHMGYACLTTKHHSGFCIWDTKTTDYNVMHSPLKRDVVREYVDAFRAAGIKPCLYYSILDTHHKIRPGFITRADVDMIKAQLTELLTNYGEIPALIIDGWDAPWSRISYDAVPFEEIYTLIKTLQPNCLVMDLNSAKYPAEALMYTDIKSYELGAGQRISKESNNLPALTCLPINDAWFWKTSFPTQPVKDPNMLVNDLLKPLNNAYCTFILNAAPNRDGLIDDNALAALSAIGKAWKNEGPAPKLPPHVAPIISHNIAKHQPANASYSDDMNIMDFGTDDNFHSAWQSNSIVKAPWYEVVFDKDEAFNAIAITETGNHISEYRIEYFENGAWKPLLSGHDTNRVKIHRFDRVYGGKVRILIDKFDEAPGICEFGVYNERR; the protein is encoded by the coding sequence ATGAAGATCATTTCCCGCATTTATCAGGGTATCCTGGCTATTACCCTGTGTGCCGCCACACCCGCACTGGCACAGCAAAGCAGCAAGCCTTTGCCGCTGGACCAGTTGCAGCAGCAGTTTGAAGACCTGCGCTTTGGCATGTTCATTCACTTTAACATCCCTACTTTCTTTGACCAGGACTGGCCTGACCCGGACGCATCGCCGGCCATTTTCAACCCGAAGAAGCTGGATACCAAGCAATGGGCCCGTGCCGCACAGTCGGCCCACATGGGGTATGCGTGCCTGACCACCAAGCATCACAGCGGCTTCTGTATCTGGGATACCAAGACTACGGATTACAACGTGATGCACAGCCCCCTGAAGCGCGACGTGGTGAGGGAATATGTGGATGCATTCCGTGCGGCGGGCATTAAACCCTGCCTGTATTATTCCATCCTGGACACCCATCACAAGATCCGCCCCGGCTTCATTACCCGCGCAGATGTGGATATGATCAAAGCACAACTTACGGAGCTGCTGACCAATTACGGCGAGATCCCCGCGCTGATCATAGACGGCTGGGATGCGCCCTGGTCCCGCATCTCCTATGATGCCGTGCCTTTTGAAGAGATCTATACCCTTATCAAAACCCTGCAGCCCAACTGCCTGGTGATGGACCTCAACTCTGCCAAGTACCCCGCGGAAGCGCTGATGTATACTGATATTAAATCGTATGAACTGGGTGCCGGCCAGCGGATCTCCAAGGAAAGCAATAACCTGCCTGCGCTTACCTGCCTGCCCATCAATGACGCCTGGTTCTGGAAAACCAGCTTCCCCACGCAGCCGGTAAAAGATCCTAACATGCTGGTGAATGACCTGCTGAAGCCTTTGAACAATGCTTACTGCACATTCATCCTCAATGCCGCGCCTAACCGCGATGGTCTCATAGATGACAATGCCCTGGCGGCTTTGAGCGCCATTGGCAAGGCCTGGAAGAACGAAGGCCCCGCGCCTAAACTGCCCCCGCACGTGGCGCCCATCATCTCCCACAATATTGCCAAGCACCAGCCGGCAAACGCCAGCTACAGCGATGACATGAACATCATGGACTTTGGTACGGATGATAATTTCCATTCCGCCTGGCAGTCCAATAGCATTGTGAAAGCGCCGTGGTACGAAGTGGTGTTTGATAAAGATGAAGCCTTCAACGCCATTGCCATTACCGAAACCGGCAATCATATCAGCGAATACCGCATTGAATATTTTGAGAACGGTGCCTGGAAACCCTTGCTGAGCGGGCATGATACCAACCGCGTGAAGATCCACCGGTTTGACCGCGTGTACGGCGGCAAGGTGCGCATCCTTATCGACAAGTTTGATGAAGCACCTGGCATCTGTGAGTTTGGCGTGTATAACGAAAGAAGATAA
- a CDS encoding lectin-like domain-containing protein, whose translation MKKVLCLFAFLCAMELPLHAQTQQPYILNGNATQQSCNCYQLTPATNFASGTVWNKNKIDLSQSFNYVFDVNLGCDPNGADGIAFILQTQGTSLGASGQGLGFKGVTPSLGVLIDTYSNADENDPSFDHLAIQMDGLTDHASSGNLAGPVQVIDGVNNIKDCQWHLLRINWDAPTKTLVISVDNAQRLTLTKDLVADIFNGDPSVYWGFAGSTGGATNVQQFCAALRPAFAFNTSQNLCDGTPVTFNNSSSSFGTVTRWYWDLGDGTTYTGPQPPAHTYPAAGQYPVKFVIEDNSGCISDTLKTTVTIGSYPEPDFAPTMLCTGSDMQVTDHSALAVGTPATWAWDWGNGATSSGETVQAPYTTAGDYPVTLRVTSAQGCAATATKTLHVAPTPQVSINTGNVCLGSAAGFEGINLTPAIPIQSWTWNLGNGQLTGGQQPSYTYPEAGTYSVHLTAESNEGCVTNAPVAQVAVLDVKADAGADTLVAMGQPLQLYSHGDNPPGTKYSWYPATGLSDPTIANPVAIVNADQAYTLMVVTPEGCQDEASIHIKAYKGPEFYVPTAFSPNGDGHNDYFQAIAAGVPQIDFFRVWNRWGELVFSTQDLHGYWDGNIKGKPADAAAYVWMIQGTDYTGRRFSRQGAVVLVR comes from the coding sequence ATGAAAAAAGTACTATGCCTGTTTGCCTTCCTGTGCGCTATGGAGCTGCCCCTGCATGCACAGACCCAACAGCCTTACATACTGAATGGCAACGCCACACAGCAAAGCTGCAACTGCTACCAGCTTACACCGGCAACTAATTTTGCCAGCGGTACCGTGTGGAACAAGAATAAGATCGACCTCAGTCAATCCTTCAATTATGTATTTGATGTGAACCTGGGCTGCGATCCCAATGGAGCGGATGGCATTGCCTTTATCCTGCAAACGCAGGGCACCAGCCTGGGCGCAAGCGGCCAGGGGCTTGGGTTTAAAGGGGTGACCCCTTCTTTGGGCGTGCTGATAGACACCTACTCCAATGCCGATGAAAACGACCCCTCCTTTGACCACCTGGCCATCCAGATGGACGGTCTTACAGATCATGCCAGCTCCGGCAACCTGGCCGGTCCTGTGCAGGTGATAGATGGGGTAAATAATATCAAGGACTGCCAGTGGCACCTGCTGCGTATTAACTGGGACGCGCCTACGAAAACACTGGTGATCAGCGTAGACAACGCACAGCGCCTCACCCTCACCAAAGACCTGGTGGCAGACATCTTCAACGGCGACCCCAGCGTATACTGGGGCTTTGCCGGGTCTACCGGCGGCGCTACCAATGTGCAGCAGTTCTGCGCCGCACTGCGCCCCGCTTTTGCCTTCAACACCAGCCAAAACCTCTGCGATGGCACACCCGTTACGTTCAACAACAGCTCCAGTTCCTTTGGCACCGTAACCCGCTGGTACTGGGACCTGGGCGACGGCACCACCTATACCGGCCCGCAACCGCCAGCCCACACCTATCCCGCTGCCGGCCAGTATCCTGTAAAATTTGTGATCGAAGACAACAGCGGCTGCATCAGCGATACGCTGAAAACCACCGTCACCATTGGGTCCTATCCCGAGCCGGACTTTGCACCAACTATGCTGTGCACTGGTTCGGACATGCAGGTTACAGATCACTCTGCGCTGGCCGTAGGCACCCCGGCCACCTGGGCGTGGGACTGGGGCAATGGCGCCACCAGCAGCGGGGAAACCGTGCAGGCGCCCTACACCACTGCCGGCGATTATCCCGTAACGCTCCGTGTAACTTCTGCACAGGGCTGTGCGGCCACCGCCACTAAAACACTGCACGTAGCCCCCACGCCACAAGTGAGCATCAATACGGGCAACGTGTGCCTGGGCTCTGCCGCGGGCTTTGAAGGCATCAACCTTACCCCTGCCATTCCCATACAATCCTGGACCTGGAACCTGGGCAACGGCCAGCTGACCGGCGGCCAGCAACCCAGCTACACCTACCCGGAGGCCGGGACCTACAGCGTGCATCTTACAGCCGAAAGCAATGAAGGTTGTGTAACCAATGCACCTGTGGCCCAGGTGGCCGTACTGGATGTAAAGGCGGATGCCGGCGCAGACACGCTGGTGGCCATGGGCCAGCCTTTGCAACTGTACAGCCATGGCGATAACCCGCCCGGCACAAAATATAGCTGGTACCCTGCCACGGGGCTCAGTGACCCCACCATTGCCAACCCGGTGGCCATTGTAAATGCAGACCAGGCCTACACCCTCATGGTGGTAACACCCGAAGGCTGCCAGGATGAAGCCTCCATCCACATTAAAGCCTACAAAGGCCCGGAGTTTTATGTGCCCACAGCCTTCTCTCCCAATGGGGACGGGCATAACGACTACTTCCAGGCCATTGCAGCCGGTGTACCGCAGATCGATTTCTTCCGGGTGTGGAACCGCTGGGGGGAACTGGTATTTTCCACACAGGACCTGCATGGCTATTGGGATGGTAACATAAAAGGAAAGCCTGCCGATGCAGCTGCCTATGTATGGATGATACAGGGGACAGACTACACGGGCAGGCGTTTCAGCCGCCAGGGAGCGGTGGTATTGGTCCGTTAA
- a CDS encoding CDGSH iron-sulfur domain-containing protein, with protein MASTKITVNNNGSLKIEGDFEIVDRNGVAYDLNGRDVVSLCRCGMSQNKPFCDGSHKGHFEHDAVAFQLPPKKQA; from the coding sequence ATGGCTAGTACAAAGATCACCGTAAACAACAATGGTTCACTGAAAATTGAGGGCGATTTTGAGATCGTGGACCGCAATGGCGTAGCATACGACCTGAACGGCCGCGATGTGGTTTCCCTCTGCCGTTGCGGCATGTCGCAGAACAAACCTTTTTGTGACGGCTCGCACAAAGGCCACTTTGAGCACGATGCCGTTGCGTTCCAGCTGCCGCCCAAAAAGCAGGCATAA